The following coding sequences are from one Megalopta genalis isolate 19385.01 chromosome 19, iyMegGena1_principal, whole genome shotgun sequence window:
- the LOC143260776 gene encoding uncharacterized protein LOC143260776 → MTRSITDLAKDCARSSERSRNRRHNEAFAVIDEIHEQLAVRFLIKKSKRHKFRKYPPSRRQGLSTMVARTAASSTSEPVASTSSTSNSTSEIKESLQYLGLVPRTELKKRLTPLRCRHRTPAKPLFKEPLIYECCYCPKYFLHKMTYRQHVIRHIRKVYWCTKCKKGLKTMVEKKRHEYFCVRKVYQLNNIPQRLPNPRS, encoded by the exons atgactCGCTCTAtcaccgatcttgccaaggattgcgctcgtTCCAGTGAA AGATCAAGAAATAGAAGGCATAACGAGGCATTCGCTGTAATTGATGAAATACACGAACAACTCGCAGTACGATTTCTTATAAAAAAATCGAAAAGACACAAGTTCAGAAAATACCCGCCGTCAAGACGTCAGGGACTATCAACTATGGTTGCGAGGACTGCTGCGAGTTCAACTTCGGAGCCAGTTGCGAGTACCAGTTCAACTTCGAATTCAACCTCTGAAATaaaagaatctctgcaatatttaggCTTGGTACCGAGAACGGAGTTGAAAAAAAGGTTGACTCCATTGAGGTGCAGGCACAGAACTCCAGCGAAACCGCTATTCAAGGAACCATTAATTTACGAATGTTGTTATTGTCCGAAATACTTCTTGCACAAAATGACCTATAGACAGCACGTAATTCGCCATATACGGAAGGTCTACTGGTGTACGAAATGCAAGAAAGGATTGAAAACGATGGTAGAAAAGAAAAGACACGAATACTTCTGTGTACG CAAGGTATatcagctaaataatataccaCAACGTTTACCTAATCCCCGCAGCTGA